Proteins from a genomic interval of Brachybacterium vulturis:
- a CDS encoding NADPH-dependent FMN reductase, producing MTKLGIILASARPNRVGEKVSGWVHDLVPAGVDVDLIDLREIALPAFDGTSSPKAGLPKETDHARTWGERIAALDALVILTPQYNGSYPGHLKTALDYLYEEWNELPTLLVGYGWASAGEVLPQLETLMTRLGADVIGAIGLGFGEDLSVEGELFVAEEKTVALRERLTAITSEVPVSVG from the coding sequence ATGACAAAACTTGGAATCATCCTCGCCAGTGCCCGCCCCAACCGCGTCGGAGAGAAGGTCTCCGGCTGGGTCCACGATCTCGTCCCCGCCGGCGTCGACGTGGATCTCATCGACCTGCGCGAGATCGCGCTGCCCGCGTTCGACGGCACGAGCAGCCCGAAGGCCGGCCTGCCCAAGGAGACCGACCACGCCCGCACCTGGGGTGAGCGGATCGCCGCCCTCGACGCACTGGTGATCCTCACCCCGCAGTACAACGGCTCCTACCCGGGCCACCTCAAGACCGCACTCGACTACCTCTACGAGGAGTGGAACGAGCTGCCCACCCTCCTGGTCGGCTACGGCTGGGCCTCCGCCGGTGAGGTGCTGCCGCAGCTGGAGACCCTCATGACCCGCCTCGGCGCCGACGTGATCGGCGCGATCGGCCTGGGCTTCGGCGAGGACCTCTCCGTCGAGGGTGAGCTCTTCGTCGCCGAGGAGAAGACCGTCGCGCTGCGCGAGCGGCTCACCGCGATCACGTCCGAGGTGCCTGTCAGCGTCGGCTGA
- a CDS encoding histidine triad nucleotide-binding protein yields MGNSVTEPAAPRHDPDCLFCRIIAGEIPSERVHEDDRVIAFKDLHPQAPVHVLVVPRAHRRDVTELAEDPELLAHTAQVAADVAAEQADGEFRLIFNTGASAGQSVFHVHAHVLAGGKLAEGAL; encoded by the coding sequence ATGGGAAACAGCGTCACCGAACCCGCCGCACCGCGCCACGATCCGGACTGCCTCTTCTGCAGGATCATCGCCGGGGAGATCCCCTCCGAGCGCGTCCACGAGGATGATCGGGTCATCGCCTTCAAGGACCTGCATCCGCAGGCGCCGGTGCACGTGCTCGTCGTCCCCCGCGCGCACCGCCGCGATGTGACCGAGCTCGCCGAGGACCCCGAGCTGCTGGCCCACACCGCACAGGTCGCCGCCGACGTGGCGGCCGAGCAGGCCGATGGCGAGTTCCGCCTGATCTTCAACACCGGCGCGAGCGCGGGACAGTCCGTGTTCCATGTGCACGCGCATGTCCTGGCGGGCGGGAAGCTCGCAGAAGGAGCACTGTGA
- a CDS encoding PhoH family protein, translated as MTDALTPAPGRPPEVGESTLVIPEHLSPFQVLGENDQALAALEDAVPDTDVHVRGHQVTLRGTEDALRRSEHIVRSLIELASTGQAVTVEAVQRAANLYGDDRANGRKLEQVLSRTILSSRGRTIRPKTMGQKSYIEAIESSTITFGIGPAGTGKTYLAVAMAVQKLLSKQVNRIILTRPAVEAGERLGFLPGGLNEKIDPYLRPLYDALHDMLDPESIPRLMAAGTIEVAPLAYMRGRTLNDAFIILDEAQNTTPEQMKMFLTRLGFNSTMVVTGDVTQVDLPGAQQSGLRIVEQVLSGIDDISFCRLSSRDVVRHSLVSDIVEAYGRWEIRPGGSRDSRHRPTKGNRS; from the coding sequence GTGACCGACGCCCTCACCCCGGCCCCCGGCCGGCCACCGGAGGTCGGCGAGTCCACGCTCGTGATCCCCGAGCACCTCAGCCCCTTCCAGGTGCTCGGGGAGAACGATCAGGCTCTCGCCGCCCTCGAGGACGCGGTCCCCGACACCGATGTCCACGTGCGCGGGCACCAGGTGACCCTGCGCGGCACCGAGGATGCGCTGCGCCGCAGCGAGCACATCGTGCGCTCCCTGATCGAACTGGCGAGCACGGGCCAGGCCGTCACGGTCGAGGCCGTGCAGCGCGCCGCGAACCTCTACGGGGATGACCGCGCGAACGGGAGGAAGCTCGAGCAGGTGCTCTCGCGCACCATCCTGTCCTCCCGGGGCCGCACCATCCGCCCCAAGACGATGGGCCAGAAGAGCTACATCGAGGCGATCGAGTCCTCGACCATCACCTTCGGGATCGGCCCGGCCGGCACCGGCAAGACCTACCTCGCCGTCGCGATGGCGGTGCAGAAGCTGCTGAGCAAGCAGGTCAACCGCATCATCCTCACCCGCCCCGCGGTCGAGGCGGGAGAGCGGCTGGGCTTCCTGCCCGGCGGGCTCAACGAGAAGATCGACCCCTACCTGCGGCCGCTCTACGACGCGCTGCACGACATGCTCGACCCGGAGTCGATCCCGCGCCTGATGGCCGCCGGCACCATCGAGGTCGCGCCGCTGGCCTACATGCGCGGCCGCACCCTGAACGACGCCTTCATCATCCTCGACGAGGCGCAGAACACCACCCCCGAGCAGATGAAGATGTTCCTGACCCGTCTCGGCTTCAACTCCACCATGGTGGTCACCGGCGACGTCACCCAGGTCGACCTGCCCGGTGCCCAGCAGAGCGGCCTGCGGATCGTCGAGCAGGTGCTCTCCGGCATCGACGACATCTCCTTCTGCCGTCTCTCCTCCCGCGACGTGGTGCGCCACAGCCTGGTCAGCGACATCGTCGAGGCCTACGGCCGCTGGGAGATCCGCCCGGGGGGCAGCCGAGACTCCCGCCACCGCCCGACCAAGGGGAACCGCTCATGA